In Sphingobacterium sp. SRCM116780, the genomic stretch GCCGACCCAGATTTAATCGATATTAACTATGGTTGTCCCGTTAAAAATGTTGCTTGTCGAGGTGCAGGAGCAAGTTTACTACAGGATATCGACAAGATGGTTGCGATGACAAAAGCTGTAGTGGAAGCCACAAATTTACCTGTTACTGTCAAAACTCGCTTGGGATGGGATGATAATACGAAGAACGTTTACGAAGTAGCAGAACGCTTACAGGACATCGGCATTAAAGCGTTGTCCATTCATGGTCGTACACGTGCCCAAATGTATAAAGGACAAGCGGATTGGTCTATGATTCGTGATATCAAACGCAATCCTCGCATTAAAATTCCAATTTTTGGCAATGGTGATGTTGACTCTTTAGAGAAAGCCGTTGCTTGGCGACAAGAATACGAAGTGGATGGCATTATGATTGGCCGTGCATCCATTGGTTATCCTTGGATATTCAGAGAAATCAAACACTTTTTCCAAACTGGCGAACGATTGGAGGGACCTACGATAGCTGAGCGTGTAGATGTTTGCCGTACACACTTAATTAAATCTATTGAATGGAAAGGACCCAAAACAGGAATTTTTGAAATGCGCCGACATTATGCTAATTATTTCAAAGGGCTTCCAAATTTCAAAGAATATAGGATGCAATTAGTGAATCTACAAACTTTCGAAGAAATTCAGGAGGTCTTAGATGAAATTCAACATAATTTTATAGCAGAAGCGATTTTTTAAAATTCGTTTCTGCTAATTTTTAGTCCTCATCATCCTTATAATTGTTTTCTTTTCTACAAAAGCAGCACCCAATATATAAGCAATCAACATGATATTGCCAATCCAAAAGTTACGGTCAAATGCGGTATAGTGAATATAAACGATTAGTGTTCCGACCAACATGTAAGCCCCAATTTTAAATATCTTATAAGGAATTGGGTAATTTTTTTGCCCCCAAAAATACGACAAAAATACCATGACGAAGTACGTAATGGATGTCACATAGATTGCTCCAACGTAACTATACTGAGGGATGAATACATAACAGAGCAGAATGGTTATTAAAGCTCCGATTCCAGAGATATAAAGTCCATAACGTGTTTGATCAGATAATTTGTACCAAACGGAAAGGTTCATATAGATTCCCAGCATAACGTAATTAAACAAAAGAACAGGGATGATAAACAGTCCTGACCAATATTCTTCGCTTTGAGCCAGCGTACCACCCTCAATAAAATATTTCAACCATTCGATATTAACAGATAGGCCAATCATCACAATCATCATGGCTATCACAAAATATTCCATAATTAATGCATAGACTTTACTAGAGTTTTCATTCTTTGCATAAGAAAAGAAGAATGGTTCAGCGCCTAAACGAAAAGCTTGAACAAAAATACTTAAGAAGACAGCTATCTTTGCGATGGCTCCATAAATTCCAACATCTCGATCAGCAATATGTTTAGGTAATAATTCTGGCATCATAATTTTATCCAGATTTTCATTAATAATATAAGAGATATTAGCAATCAAAATGGGAAAACTATACCGAAACATTTCCGCGATTAACGCTTTATCAATTTTAAAAGTAAATGTTTTAATCTCAGGAAGCAACATCAATAAGGTTAATGCACTGGCGATAAAGTTTGACAAGAAAACATAACCCAACCAGGAATTTATATACCAAGAAGAGAAATAAGATCTTGTTTCCGGAAAGTGTTTAATTAAATAAGGAATAAATACAATAAAGGTCAAACTTAATAGCACAAAAGTAATGATACTCACAAGCTTCAACATACCGTAACGCATCGGTCGTCCATTTGCACGGATCTTTGCAAAAGGAACTACGGCTAATGCATCGGCAACTAAAGTAAGTCCGACAAAGTATATATAGTTCTTATATTCACTTATAGTGTCAACATTCTCTTTAGCAAACCATCTAGCAATATCATTAGAAAAGAGGAGAATTGTTAACAAAAAAAGAAGAGAAGTAAAAATGGTTACAATAAAACTATTATTGAAAACCTTTGATTTATCTTTTT encodes the following:
- the dusB gene encoding tRNA dihydrouridine synthase DusB; this encodes MSVKIGENIDLGEFPLLLAPMEDVSDPPFRYVCKQNGVDMMYTEFISSEGLIRDAAKSRKKLDIFEYERPIGIQIFGSEIDHMRQSSEICTLADPDLIDINYGCPVKNVACRGAGASLLQDIDKMVAMTKAVVEATNLPVTVKTRLGWDDNTKNVYEVAERLQDIGIKALSIHGRTRAQMYKGQADWSMIRDIKRNPRIKIPIFGNGDVDSLEKAVAWRQEYEVDGIMIGRASIGYPWIFREIKHFFQTGERLEGPTIAERVDVCRTHLIKSIEWKGPKTGIFEMRRHYANYFKGLPNFKEYRMQLVNLQTFEEIQEVLDEIQHNFIAEAIF
- a CDS encoding oligosaccharide flippase family protein gives rise to the protein MSIFKKFAGQTLIYGLSTIVSRLLNFILTPIFVRKFPASTYGIFTNMYSWAAMINAFLAFGMETTYFRYLQKVEEKDKSKVFNNSFIVTIFTSLLFLLTILLFSNDIARWFAKENVDTISEYKNYIYFVGLTLVADALAVVPFAKIRANGRPMRYGMLKLVSIITFVLLSLTFIVFIPYLIKHFPETRSYFSSWYINSWLGYVFLSNFIASALTLLMLLPEIKTFTFKIDKALIAEMFRYSFPILIANISYIINENLDKIMMPELLPKHIADRDVGIYGAIAKIAVFLSIFVQAFRLGAEPFFFSYAKNENSSKVYALIMEYFVIAMMIVMIGLSVNIEWLKYFIEGGTLAQSEEYWSGLFIIPVLLFNYVMLGIYMNLSVWYKLSDQTRYGLYISGIGALITILLCYVFIPQYSYVGAIYVTSITYFVMVFLSYFWGQKNYPIPYKIFKIGAYMLVGTLIVYIHYTAFDRNFWIGNIMLIAYILGAAFVEKKTIIRMMRTKN